One Photobacterium sp. TY1-4 genomic window carries:
- a CDS encoding IclR family transcriptional regulator, whose amino-acid sequence MFPTKSKAPAVDGAMQILQLLARSSISLSLSEISEETGLAYSTTHRLLEALLQHGMISIDPSARKKYCMGATIFQLASTVFSRQDSISIFHPIAEILKNETYQSVYLNIEVGSRIVTIAKTESSMARVSNVYIGTTFPVYEAAPGKAILSTRPARFQEEYLTQVLPKGQNAPQRLAAMLEELQQARRLGYAVTDSLDESSLSFIAAPVLDLNNQAIAAISLGVNREEFTKQHIRELSAHLIQATRQLSSRLQ is encoded by the coding sequence ATGTTCCCCACCAAATCCAAAGCACCAGCGGTCGACGGCGCCATGCAGATTTTGCAACTGCTTGCCCGTTCATCAATCTCTTTATCTCTGTCTGAAATCTCGGAAGAGACCGGGCTGGCTTATTCCACCACCCACAGGTTGCTGGAAGCCCTGCTACAGCACGGCATGATTAGCATTGACCCCAGCGCCCGCAAAAAATACTGCATGGGTGCGACCATTTTCCAGCTTGCCTCAACCGTGTTCAGCCGCCAGGATTCCATTTCGATCTTTCATCCGATCGCCGAGATCCTGAAGAACGAAACCTATCAGTCGGTCTATCTCAATATCGAGGTGGGGAGCCGGATCGTCACCATCGCCAAAACAGAGTCATCCATGGCCAGAGTGTCAAACGTCTATATCGGGACCACATTTCCGGTTTACGAAGCCGCGCCCGGCAAAGCCATTTTATCCACCCGTCCTGCCCGCTTTCAGGAAGAGTACCTCACGCAAGTCCTCCCCAAGGGCCAGAATGCCCCGCAACGTTTGGCGGCAATGCTGGAAGAGCTGCAACAGGCCCGGCGACTCGGTTACGCCGTCACGGATAGCCTGGATGAATCCAGCCTGAGTTTTATTGCGGCGCCTGTATTGGATCTCAACAACCAGGCCATCGCCGCCATCAGCCTGGGGGTTAATCGAGAAGAATTTACCAAACAACATATCCGGGAGTTATCGGCGCACCTCATTCAGGCAACCCGGCAACTCTCTTCCCGGTTGCAGTAA
- the aldA gene encoding aldehyde dehydrogenase gives MRVERNFVNNQFQETVGHETIAVYNPENETQIAQVTAASSKDVLEAVAVASQAQRTWRRLTSIERGEHLKKLADKLVEHAAEIGRVLALESGKSIEDAVNETIYAADITRYHAEWARRIEGEIIPSDTPDENLLLHREPIGVVACLIPFNYPVYTLLRKIAPALITGNTVVVRPSNNTPCSAFAIAQAIVEAELPAGVVNILTMDHATAETMCTHPKVGMITLTGSVGAGRKVLEYSQVNIAKSSLELGGKTPAVVAPDANLAKAAREIVASKTSNCGQLCTAVERVYVHESIKSEFTMLLKQEMESVQYGPRSQEPNNMGPLVNENARLNIHQMVERAIDDGAHLMTGGFIPEGKGHFYPPTILTNCRQDMEIVQEEIFGPVLPILTYKTIEEAIELANDHQFGLASLIYTESYRDAMQVANNIEAGEFYINRIPADPYQGYHQGWKRSGLGGDDGKHGMLDYTQTRLVVAKY, from the coding sequence ATGCGAGTGGAACGTAATTTCGTCAATAATCAGTTTCAGGAGACGGTCGGTCACGAAACGATTGCCGTGTATAACCCCGAAAATGAAACGCAGATCGCCCAAGTGACGGCTGCATCGTCAAAGGATGTACTGGAAGCGGTGGCAGTGGCCAGCCAGGCTCAGCGCACCTGGCGTCGCCTGACCAGCATTGAGCGGGGCGAACACCTGAAAAAGCTGGCGGACAAGCTGGTGGAGCACGCCGCTGAGATTGGCCGGGTGCTGGCGCTGGAGTCCGGGAAAAGCATCGAAGATGCTGTGAACGAGACCATTTATGCGGCGGATATTACCCGATATCACGCAGAGTGGGCGCGCCGGATCGAAGGGGAAATTATTCCCAGCGATACGCCGGATGAAAACCTGTTGCTTCATCGCGAGCCGATCGGTGTGGTGGCATGTCTGATCCCGTTTAACTATCCGGTCTACACGCTGCTGCGCAAAATCGCCCCGGCCTTGATCACCGGAAATACCGTGGTGGTTCGTCCCAGTAACAATACCCCTTGTTCAGCGTTTGCCATTGCACAGGCGATCGTAGAAGCCGAGTTGCCGGCAGGCGTGGTGAATATTCTGACCATGGATCACGCGACTGCCGAGACCATGTGTACCCACCCGAAAGTCGGCATGATCACTTTAACCGGCAGTGTCGGCGCAGGGCGTAAGGTGCTGGAGTACTCCCAGGTTAATATTGCCAAGTCGTCCCTGGAGCTGGGCGGGAAAACACCGGCCGTTGTGGCCCCGGATGCAAATCTGGCCAAAGCGGCACGTGAGATTGTGGCCTCGAAAACTTCGAACTGCGGCCAGTTGTGCACGGCGGTTGAGCGGGTGTATGTGCACGAGTCCATCAAGTCGGAATTTACCATGTTGCTTAAGCAAGAGATGGAAAGTGTTCAGTATGGACCGCGTTCGCAGGAGCCGAATAACATGGGGCCACTGGTCAACGAAAATGCACGGCTGAATATTCACCAGATGGTGGAGCGTGCCATCGATGATGGCGCCCATTTGATGACGGGGGGCTTTATTCCGGAAGGGAAAGGCCATTTCTATCCTCCGACGATCCTGACCAATTGCCGTCAGGATATGGAAATAGTCCAGGAAGAAATCTTTGGCCCGGTGTTGCCGATCCTGACTTACAAGACCATCGAGGAAGCCATTGAACTGGCCAACGACCACCAGTTTGGCCTGGCCTCGCTGATTTACACCGAGAGCTACCGTGATGCGATGCAAGTCGCGAATAACATCGAAGCCGGTGAGTTCTACATCAACCGGATCCCCGCCGACCCGTACCAGGGCTATCACCAAGGGTGGAAACGCTCCGGCCTCGGTGGCGACGATGGTAAGCACGGCATGCTGGATTACACCCAAACCCGCTTGGTGGTTGCCAAATACTAA
- a CDS encoding MFS transporter — MSNATMEPVVGTPTSKKEQMSRYFQFLLLLMAGGAIYPLLYLRQNFEVSILEVFNITTSELGSYYSALGVMYMVCYLPSGWLADKFSPRLLITFSMAATGGLGLWFASIPSKAVLPYIFLGWGLAAGLTFWASLIKGVKMLASKNEQGRFFGILDGGRGLVEAVLATIAIGLFAYAIETNGESTTVALKQVIYMYAYTCLTLAVVIFLFFSNKNEVAEEKAERQGTLIGNLKFLAAIPELWLVAGVIFCGYQLFWATYSFSAYMQQSYEISAVTAGFITVAKLWMRPIGGIGAGFLGDRFRIENVLALSLLGSSIGLLLMIALPDMQSITLLLALVLLIGVLTYAIRGLYWAILDGCDVPAHVTGLAVGVISLIAYTPDIFLPMINGYLAERYEGLTVYHLYFGYIAVMGVIGTIACLKLKQMIDAKQGA, encoded by the coding sequence ATGTCAAATGCAACGATGGAACCCGTTGTAGGCACGCCTACATCCAAAAAAGAGCAGATGAGCCGTTATTTTCAATTTTTATTGCTCTTGATGGCAGGCGGTGCGATCTACCCGCTGCTGTATCTGCGTCAGAATTTCGAGGTCTCGATCCTCGAAGTATTTAACATCACCACTTCCGAACTGGGCAGCTATTACTCAGCACTGGGCGTGATGTACATGGTCTGCTATCTGCCGAGCGGATGGCTGGCCGATAAATTTTCCCCTCGACTCCTGATCACGTTTTCGATGGCAGCCACCGGCGGCCTGGGCCTCTGGTTTGCCTCTATCCCCTCGAAAGCCGTGTTGCCTTATATCTTTTTGGGCTGGGGCCTGGCAGCCGGGCTGACCTTCTGGGCGTCCTTGATCAAAGGGGTCAAGATGCTGGCCAGCAAGAATGAACAAGGCCGATTTTTCGGCATTCTGGACGGCGGGCGTGGTCTGGTGGAAGCCGTGCTGGCGACAATAGCGATTGGTTTGTTTGCCTATGCCATTGAGACCAATGGCGAATCAACAACGGTTGCCCTGAAGCAGGTGATCTACATGTATGCCTACACCTGCCTGACACTGGCGGTGGTCATCTTCCTGTTCTTCAGCAATAAAAACGAAGTGGCAGAAGAAAAGGCCGAACGTCAGGGAACGTTGATCGGTAATCTGAAGTTTTTAGCTGCCATTCCGGAGCTGTGGTTGGTGGCCGGGGTGATTTTCTGTGGGTATCAACTGTTCTGGGCAACATATTCTTTCTCCGCTTACATGCAACAAAGCTATGAAATCAGTGCTGTGACTGCCGGTTTCATCACCGTGGCAAAACTCTGGATGCGTCCGATTGGCGGCATTGGCGCAGGTTTCCTCGGGGACCGGTTCCGGATCGAAAATGTGCTGGCTTTGTCTTTGCTCGGCTCGTCTATTGGTTTGCTGCTGATGATTGCGCTACCGGATATGCAAAGCATCACCCTGCTGTTGGCACTGGTGCTGCTGATTGGCGTCCTGACGTATGCGATCCGCGGCTTGTACTGGGCAATTCTGGACGGGTGTGATGTGCCGGCCCATGTCACCGGCCTGGCGGTTGGGGTCATCTCACTGATTGCCTACACCCCGGATATTTTCCTGCCGATGATCAACGGATATCTGGCGGAAAGATACGAAGGACTCACGGTGTACCATCTCTATTTTGGATATATCGCGGTGATGGGCGTTATCGGCACCATTGCCTGCCTGAAACTGAAACAAATGATCGACGCTAAGCAGGGAGCTTAA
- a CDS encoding mandelate racemase/muconate lactonizing enzyme family protein has translation MKVTHLETHVVATPAPHIGGMYWIFVQIRTDCGIEGVGEVYAASFHPEVMKAAIEDVFERYLKGHDPHHVERFFRETYSSGFTQRPDLTMMGVVSGLEMACWDIIGKAAGKPVYELIGGKVHDKLRSYTYLYPKNSRGEYDYNSVDLAVECAIENMALGFTALKFDPAGPYTAYSGHQLTLEAMEKSAQFCARIREAVGNHCDLLFGTHGQMCVSSAVRLAKHLEPFDPLWFEEPVPPGQHEAMARVAQKTSIPVATGERLTTKYEFHEVLRHNAASILQMNLGRVGGILEAKKIAALAEVHYAQIAPHLYNGPVGAAASIQLAAATPNFLIQESIMTWGGFHADVLQEPIRWEKGYIIPSEKPGLGIELNMDVVKARSPYTSRTLHLSMDHKPYDVTQESSTSWKVKPE, from the coding sequence ATGAAAGTTACGCATTTAGAAACCCATGTTGTTGCGACACCAGCGCCTCATATTGGCGGCATGTACTGGATTTTTGTGCAAATTCGGACCGATTGCGGCATTGAAGGGGTCGGAGAGGTTTATGCTGCTTCGTTTCATCCGGAGGTGATGAAAGCGGCCATTGAGGATGTGTTTGAGCGTTACCTGAAAGGCCACGATCCGCACCATGTCGAGCGCTTTTTCCGTGAGACATACTCTAGTGGTTTCACACAAAGGCCGGATCTGACCATGATGGGAGTCGTCAGCGGCTTGGAAATGGCTTGCTGGGATATTATCGGTAAGGCTGCGGGCAAACCGGTATATGAGCTCATTGGTGGCAAAGTGCACGATAAGCTTCGCTCGTACACCTACCTGTATCCGAAAAACAGCCGTGGCGAATACGACTACAACAGTGTCGATTTAGCGGTTGAGTGCGCTATTGAAAATATGGCGCTGGGCTTTACTGCACTTAAGTTTGATCCGGCGGGCCCGTATACGGCTTACTCTGGCCATCAGCTGACGCTGGAGGCGATGGAGAAATCGGCTCAGTTCTGTGCCCGGATCCGTGAAGCGGTCGGAAATCACTGTGACCTGCTGTTCGGCACCCACGGCCAAATGTGTGTGTCGTCCGCGGTCCGCCTGGCCAAGCACCTGGAGCCGTTTGATCCGCTTTGGTTTGAAGAGCCGGTCCCGCCGGGCCAGCATGAAGCCATGGCACGGGTGGCACAGAAGACCTCGATCCCGGTGGCGACCGGCGAGCGCCTGACCACCAAGTATGAGTTCCATGAGGTGTTGCGCCATAACGCGGCGTCGATCCTGCAAATGAACCTGGGGCGTGTCGGCGGGATCCTGGAAGCGAAGAAGATCGCTGCACTGGCGGAAGTTCATTATGCTCAGATTGCGCCGCATCTCTATAACGGACCGGTGGGCGCCGCTGCCAGTATTCAACTGGCTGCGGCGACCCCGAACTTCCTGATCCAGGAAAGCATTATGACCTGGGGTGGATTCCATGCCGACGTGTTGCAAGAGCCGATTCGCTGGGAGAAAGGCTACATTATTCCGTCTGAGAAGCCGGGGCTGGGGATTGAGCTGAATATGGATGTGGTGAAAGCGAGGTCGCCGTACACCAGCCGTACCCTGCATTTGTCGATGGATCATAAGCCATATGATGTGACGCAGGAGTCGTCGACATCCTGGAAAGTGAAACCGGAGTGA
- a CDS encoding GMC family oxidoreductase — translation MKQYDYIIVGAGSAGCILANRLTESGEYSVLLIEAGGRDASPWFKLPVGFAKTYYHPKYNYMYYSEPESGMAGRAIYAPRGKVQGGSGSINAMIYVRGQRQDYDDWARQGNPGWGFDDVLPYFKKLEQHPLGDTEYHSSKGLIGITQMKHDAHKICDYYLKGCEELGYSLNDDFNGAQFEGAGIYETNIRNGMRDSSSFAYLEPAKKRANLTISHHTQTRKILVDEHRRATGVEVAVAGEHQIFHARKEVILSAGAVDSPKLLMLSGIGERSCLESLGIPEVKDLPAVGQNLQDHVCVSFYYRATQKTLNDDLTSWWGQAKAGLQYLLNRRGPLALSVNQAGGFFKGSKDEAQPNIQLYFNPLSYEIPKDPNAKMVPDPYSGFLVAFNPCRPSSRGEITLKSGDPDDAAAIRPCYLSTEKDIQEVIQGTKLIRHIMTAPALQSLTEVEVKPAGLVTDEASMVDYFRENGGSIYHLCGTCAMGPDEADAVVNHELKVHGVEGLRVVDASIFPNITSGNTNAPVMMVAEKGADMILQAAAEIQPSEGPAAA, via the coding sequence ATGAAGCAGTACGATTACATTATTGTCGGGGCCGGCTCTGCCGGCTGTATTCTGGCCAATCGCCTGACAGAGTCGGGGGAATATTCGGTGTTGCTGATTGAAGCCGGGGGCCGTGATGCCAGCCCCTGGTTCAAGCTTCCGGTCGGTTTCGCTAAGACCTACTATCACCCGAAGTACAACTACATGTATTACAGTGAGCCGGAATCCGGCATGGCCGGGCGGGCCATTTATGCCCCGCGTGGCAAGGTCCAGGGGGGATCCGGCTCCATCAACGCGATGATTTATGTTCGTGGTCAGCGACAGGATTATGATGACTGGGCGCGCCAGGGCAACCCGGGGTGGGGCTTTGACGATGTGCTGCCATATTTCAAAAAGCTTGAGCAGCATCCGTTGGGCGATACTGAGTACCACAGCTCAAAAGGCCTGATCGGCATCACTCAAATGAAGCATGATGCACATAAAATCTGCGATTATTATCTCAAAGGTTGCGAAGAGCTGGGATATTCGCTCAATGATGATTTTAACGGCGCGCAGTTTGAAGGGGCGGGTATTTATGAAACCAATATTCGCAACGGGATGCGGGACTCCAGTAGCTTTGCCTACCTTGAGCCGGCAAAAAAGCGTGCGAACCTGACCATCTCCCATCATACCCAGACTCGGAAAATTCTGGTGGATGAGCATCGGCGCGCAACCGGCGTCGAAGTCGCGGTCGCAGGAGAGCACCAAATTTTCCATGCTCGCAAAGAAGTGATTTTGTCAGCCGGGGCAGTGGACTCCCCGAAACTGCTGATGCTGTCCGGCATCGGAGAACGTTCTTGTTTAGAGTCGCTTGGCATTCCGGAGGTGAAAGATTTACCCGCGGTCGGCCAAAACCTACAGGATCATGTCTGTGTTAGTTTTTACTACCGGGCTACGCAAAAGACGCTCAATGATGATCTGACGAGTTGGTGGGGACAGGCAAAGGCGGGGCTTCAGTACTTGCTCAATCGTCGCGGTCCGCTGGCACTGAGCGTGAATCAGGCGGGTGGATTCTTCAAAGGGAGTAAGGATGAAGCACAGCCGAATATACAGCTGTATTTCAATCCGCTCTCTTATGAAATTCCCAAAGATCCCAACGCCAAAATGGTGCCGGATCCTTATTCCGGGTTTCTGGTCGCGTTTAACCCCTGTCGCCCGAGCAGCCGGGGAGAGATCACCCTGAAGTCCGGTGATCCGGATGATGCGGCGGCGATCCGCCCATGCTACCTGAGTACCGAGAAAGATATTCAGGAAGTGATCCAGGGGACGAAGCTGATCCGCCATATCATGACGGCACCGGCACTGCAGTCTCTGACGGAAGTAGAAGTCAAACCAGCCGGTTTGGTCACTGATGAAGCTTCCATGGTGGATTACTTCCGGGAAAATGGCGGCTCGATTTATCACCTGTGTGGCACTTGCGCGATGGGACCCGATGAAGCTGACGCCGTGGTGAATCATGAGCTGAAAGTGCATGGGGTGGAGGGGCTGCGGGTGGTCGATGCGTCGATTTTCCCGAATATCACCTCGGGGAACACCAATGCGCCGGTGATGATGGTGGCGGAGAAAGGTGCCGATATGATTTTACAGGCCGCAGCTGAAATACAGCCCTCCGAAGGGCCGGCAGCCGCCTGA
- a CDS encoding LysR substrate-binding domain-containing protein — protein sequence MRTRSDDLEIFLAVVDSGGFSAAAEALDIQVARVSRAVSKVESQLGVSLLNRTTRRVELTDEGRQFVSTVRAGLRQLQQAEEDIVSRGELPKGRLRVDAATPFLFHQLVPLIQPFREAYPDIELVMTSHEGYVDLLEKQTDVAIRIGRLTDSTLHARPLGKSELYMVTSPDYISRRGCLHHPNELEQHDLIGFTGPKILNTWPLPGVGEITPTLVVSNGELVRQLTLAGNGISCLSGFMVKKDIEQGRLIPLFESVKTTNTGREPINAVYYKSSSVARRISAFIDFIQPRLTL from the coding sequence ATGCGAACCCGCTCTGATGATCTGGAAATTTTTCTGGCTGTGGTCGACAGTGGTGGCTTTTCAGCTGCCGCTGAAGCGCTGGACATTCAAGTGGCGCGGGTCTCCCGTGCGGTCAGTAAAGTTGAATCCCAATTGGGGGTTTCCCTGCTCAACCGGACTACCCGGCGCGTTGAGCTGACCGACGAAGGGCGTCAGTTTGTCTCGACGGTACGGGCCGGATTGCGCCAGCTGCAACAGGCGGAAGAAGATATCGTCAGCCGGGGCGAGCTGCCCAAAGGCCGGTTGCGGGTTGATGCTGCCACCCCGTTTCTGTTTCACCAGCTGGTGCCGCTGATCCAACCGTTTCGCGAAGCCTACCCGGATATAGAACTGGTGATGACTTCCCATGAAGGCTATGTCGATTTGCTGGAAAAGCAGACCGATGTCGCGATCCGGATTGGCCGCCTGACCGATTCTACCCTCCATGCCCGGCCGCTGGGCAAGAGTGAGTTGTATATGGTGACCTCCCCGGACTATATCTCGCGCCGTGGCTGCCTGCATCATCCGAATGAGCTGGAGCAGCACGACTTGATTGGGTTTACCGGGCCGAAAATTCTCAACACCTGGCCGTTGCCGGGCGTGGGGGAGATCACGCCGACCCTGGTGGTCAGCAATGGCGAGTTGGTGCGGCAATTGACGCTGGCGGGGAACGGGATCTCTTGCTTATCCGGGTTCATGGTGAAAAAGGATATTGAGCAGGGGCGCTTGATCCCGCTGTTTGAATCGGTCAAGACCACCAACACCGGCCGCGAGCCGATCAACGCGGTGTATTACAAGTCGTCCTCGGTGGCGAGGCGGATCAGCGCGTTCATTGATTTTATCCAGCCACGGTTGACGCTCTAG
- a CDS encoding alkene reductase yields the protein MSNSLFQPITLGNLILKNRIVMPPMTRSRASQPGDVANELMATYYAQRAGAGLIVSEGTQISPLGKGYAWTPGIYTPAQIAGWRKVTDAVHREGGVMFAQLWHVGRVTHPDNTGGAQPISASSVKAENVKVFVDNGTDAPGFVDVVAPREMTKADIQQVVAEYRQAALNAIEAGFDGIELHAANGYLINQFIDSESNHRTDEYGGSLENRLRFLDEVVGALVDAIGAERVGVRLAPFTTLNGTVDADPQTTYTAAAALLNRHKVIYLHIAEVDWDDAPDMPVAFKQAIRSQFDGVLIYAGRYFTPQDQAAKAEQAIASGLADMIGFGRPFVANPDLPVRLAQGFPVAAHDPDTLFGGGEKGLTDYPVYQATI from the coding sequence ATGAGCAACTCCCTGTTTCAACCGATCACGCTCGGTAACCTGATCCTGAAAAACCGCATCGTTATGCCGCCAATGACCCGCTCGCGCGCCAGTCAGCCGGGCGATGTGGCTAATGAGCTGATGGCAACTTACTATGCCCAGCGCGCCGGTGCCGGGCTGATTGTCTCTGAAGGCACCCAAATCTCACCGCTGGGTAAAGGCTACGCCTGGACCCCGGGGATCTATACCCCGGCGCAGATCGCCGGTTGGCGCAAAGTCACCGACGCGGTGCACCGTGAAGGCGGGGTGATGTTCGCGCAGCTCTGGCATGTCGGCCGGGTGACGCATCCTGATAACACTGGCGGCGCTCAGCCGATTTCCGCGTCATCAGTGAAGGCGGAGAACGTCAAAGTATTTGTCGATAACGGCACGGACGCACCAGGGTTTGTCGATGTGGTCGCGCCGCGTGAAATGACAAAGGCCGATATCCAGCAGGTGGTTGCTGAATACCGCCAGGCGGCACTGAATGCTATTGAGGCCGGTTTTGACGGCATTGAACTGCATGCGGCCAACGGTTATCTGATTAATCAGTTTATCGATTCTGAATCAAATCATCGCACCGATGAGTACGGCGGCAGCCTGGAGAACCGACTGCGTTTTCTGGACGAAGTGGTTGGCGCATTAGTTGATGCCATCGGCGCCGAGCGTGTCGGGGTACGTCTGGCACCGTTCACCACTCTGAACGGCACGGTCGATGCGGATCCGCAAACCACGTACACGGCTGCGGCGGCACTGCTGAACCGCCACAAGGTTATCTACCTGCATATTGCCGAAGTGGACTGGGATGATGCGCCGGATATGCCGGTGGCGTTTAAACAGGCGATCCGATCCCAGTTCGACGGCGTGCTGATCTATGCCGGTCGCTATTTTACCCCGCAGGATCAGGCGGCCAAAGCCGAGCAGGCGATTGCATCCGGCCTGGCGGACATGATCGGCTTCGGGCGTCCGTTTGTCGCCAACCCGGATCTGCCGGTGCGGTTGGCGCAGGGCTTTCCGGTGGCCGCGCATGATCCGGACACCCTGTTTGGCGGCGGTGAAAAAGGGCTGACCGATTATCCTGTCTATCAGGCGACGATATAA
- a CDS encoding class I SAM-dependent methyltransferase, translating to MATTQTGSVFDPNKAEVFGDDFVRALNNGALCLMVSIGHRTGLFDVMSELSQPATSQEIATRAGLNERYVREWLGAMTTAGVVEVDPATTCFTLPPEHAAMVTRAAGADNLAVFAQYIGLLGGVEDHIVECFRQGGGVPYAQYPRFHEVMAEDSNQSVLSNLETHIVPLVPGLADRLTEGIQVLDVGCGRGRIMNRLAELYPASQFLGIDLSREAVEYARRESQDKDLRNIVFDISDLSNFDEVATPDAFDFVTTFDAVHDQAKPLNVLKGICWTLKSDGTYLMQDIKGSSHVHNNLDHPIGTFLYTISCMHCMTVSLAQGGEGLGAMWGEEKAREYLQRAGFSSVTKNELAHDIQNNWYIVRK from the coding sequence ATGGCTACGACCCAGACAGGCTCTGTCTTCGACCCCAATAAAGCGGAAGTGTTCGGCGATGATTTCGTCAGGGCGCTGAACAATGGTGCGCTATGTTTGATGGTGTCTATTGGCCATCGCACCGGACTGTTTGATGTGATGAGTGAACTCAGCCAACCCGCGACGTCACAGGAAATCGCGACCCGTGCCGGTTTGAATGAACGTTATGTGCGGGAATGGCTGGGTGCGATGACCACCGCAGGCGTGGTCGAGGTTGATCCGGCGACCACGTGTTTTACCTTGCCCCCTGAACATGCCGCGATGGTGACGCGCGCGGCCGGCGCCGATAACCTCGCGGTCTTTGCGCAGTATATCGGGCTGTTGGGTGGCGTTGAGGATCATATCGTCGAGTGTTTCAGACAAGGCGGAGGCGTGCCCTACGCGCAGTATCCCCGGTTCCATGAAGTGATGGCAGAAGACAGTAATCAATCGGTGCTGTCGAATCTCGAAACGCATATTGTGCCGCTGGTGCCCGGTCTGGCCGATCGGCTGACAGAGGGTATTCAAGTCCTGGATGTTGGCTGCGGACGGGGCCGGATCATGAACCGACTGGCTGAGCTGTATCCGGCAAGTCAGTTTTTGGGTATCGATCTGTCCCGTGAAGCGGTTGAATATGCAAGACGCGAGTCGCAGGACAAGGATTTGCGCAATATTGTGTTCGACATTAGCGATCTCAGTAACTTTGATGAAGTGGCTACGCCGGATGCGTTTGATTTTGTGACCACCTTTGATGCGGTGCACGATCAGGCAAAACCGCTGAATGTGCTCAAAGGGATCTGCTGGACCCTGAAATCAGATGGCACCTATCTGATGCAGGATATTAAGGGTTCGAGCCATGTCCATAACAACCTGGACCATCCCATCGGCACTTTCCTGTATACCATCTCTTGTATGCATTGCATGACCGTATCGCTGGCCCAGGGCGGTGAAGGGCTGGGGGCAATGTGGGGCGAAGAGAAAGCCAGGGAATATCTCCAGCGTGCCGGGTTTAGCTCGGTGACCAAGAATGAGCTGGCCCATGATATTCAGAACAATTGGTATATTGTCCGCAAGTAA
- a CDS encoding esterase-like activity of phytase family protein, with translation MKGMTCFPMAALALACVFSGVTRADNVDQVDQVKGSKIPFTVLRSDIADHAKSGHMLEIRNGGFGSDMTAHPTNKNRFYALTDRGPNATYNGAQGKGKMFPTPDYTPRIGLFEVRADGSIWQVKSILLKRPNGTPITGLPNTSDLGGTGETPYDKDGHPITQQAGKPFDAKANPLKLDNYGLDGEGLVALKDGTFWVSDEYGPHIVHFDQNGVEIERINAFAYDQRTTLNLPAEFANRRANRGMEGLAITPDEKTLVGIMQSTLFNPNQTVKNLNLVRIVTIDLDNGKVRQYLYPQEKNQNSNSGIAALSNHEFVVIERDGAFYRDKPQAMKHIYRIDLAHATDLESIANGNGLVQDDKLGVMIRGKTLEQAVLAEGWEVLAKHQIKPVEKTLVVDLVKTLQYPHDKLEGLWLIGPTKLGVLNDDDFATWATKGKLEQKYLDKAQTHIDGNTLYVVDGLNLGI, from the coding sequence ATGAAAGGTATGACGTGCTTTCCCATGGCAGCGCTTGCGTTGGCTTGTGTTTTTTCTGGTGTCACCCGGGCCGATAACGTCGATCAGGTTGATCAGGTCAAAGGGAGCAAGATTCCTTTTACGGTGCTGAGAAGTGATATCGCCGATCACGCCAAGTCCGGGCACATGCTGGAGATCCGCAATGGCGGGTTTGGCTCGGATATGACGGCGCATCCGACCAACAAGAATCGATTCTATGCCCTGACCGATCGCGGCCCGAACGCCACCTATAACGGGGCACAAGGTAAGGGAAAAATGTTCCCGACCCCGGATTACACCCCGCGTATTGGTCTGTTTGAAGTCAGAGCCGACGGCAGCATCTGGCAGGTGAAGTCTATTCTGCTCAAGCGTCCGAATGGTACACCGATCACCGGGTTGCCCAATACATCCGATCTGGGGGGGACAGGTGAAACGCCTTACGACAAGGACGGTCACCCGATCACGCAGCAGGCCGGCAAGCCCTTTGATGCCAAGGCCAACCCATTGAAGCTGGATAACTACGGTCTGGATGGTGAAGGCCTGGTGGCCCTGAAAGACGGCACCTTCTGGGTGAGTGATGAATATGGTCCGCATATCGTCCATTTTGACCAGAACGGTGTCGAAATCGAGCGGATCAACGCTTTTGCTTATGATCAACGCACCACGTTGAACTTGCCGGCTGAGTTTGCCAACCGACGTGCGAATCGCGGTATGGAAGGACTGGCGATCACTCCGGATGAAAAGACGCTGGTGGGGATCATGCAGTCAACGCTGTTTAACCCGAATCAAACGGTGAAAAACCTCAATCTGGTACGGATTGTCACCATTGACCTGGATAACGGCAAAGTGCGCCAGTATCTCTATCCGCAGGAGAAGAACCAGAACTCCAACTCGGGGATCGCGGCGTTATCCAACCATGAATTTGTCGTGATTGAACGCGATGGTGCGTTTTACCGCGATAAGCCGCAGGCGATGAAGCATATCTACCGGATTGATCTGGCTCATGCGACGGATCTGGAATCAATCGCCAATGGCAACGGCCTGGTGCAGGACGACAAGCTGGGAGTGATGATCCGGGGGAAAACTCTGGAACAAGCGGTGCTGGCTGAAGGATGGGAGGTGTTGGCGAAACATCAGATCAAGCCGGTTGAAAAAACACTGGTGGTCGATTTGGTCAAAACGCTCCAATATCCCCACGATAAGCTCGAAGGGCTGTGGCTCATCGGCCCGACCAAGCTGGGCGTGTTGAATGACGATGACTTTGCTACCTGGGCGACAAAAGGTAAGTTGGAGCAGAAATATCTGGATAAGGCGCAGACCCACATTGACGGGAATACGCTATACGTCGTAGATGGACTCAATCTGGGGATTTAA